A part of Paenibacillus sp. sptzw28 genomic DNA contains:
- a CDS encoding S-layer homology domain-containing protein, protein MRETSEQYFKQNSQQPKHFRGGEKKVMKKSLAVIVAGAMAFSMFASAAFAADAKEMSALDKFNALKEAGIFSGYPGGGAGLENEMTRAEFAKVLTKLEGLTENGDAAKAYSDVSATHWARGFIGAVTEDGIMNGLGGGKFGPSGKVTIEQIAKVADEVAGIEKSDAAVSGKVSAWAKGYVAAAIEAGLIAEMPSYQVNATREMLVNVAYDLAQGGDQVVTVKSVKVVDEKNIEVTFSDNEVVKKTLDTALVAGQTTKVSVDYKGKTYQVDVKLDVLKATDAKQTGAKKITVNFNQPVLASDKTALTYELKYGLTPYPVTAEYATDGKSAVLTAAYLPTGDYTLTVKGSDAISLKVEAEKATKIDVTVPALTYANNVDLGVKTYNQFSEEMTASPTISVYNVTKSKSIGVSGGKVNLLTDASIGDSINVTAVYPSAGLSVNKTLKVINGSAATSIKIDPVKPLTGKDRISVGQTGFVLPVTLVDANGQTIKLPTFATKTLATNQNSFDLAGLIFYVSDPAIVNDIAVDSNGVITFNTEAKAGTAYITITNGATGAYATTSVVVNGLAQVKDFQLSHPGKTIVQGEDIVFPFTAVDTYGAAVAGKDLDLSKVTFYGPSGLTYKVNAKGELVFNFAQTGAYTIYTLVNNIQQPSTVQVNVMDPAYFTAVNGIKDVATTYEVGASNAFDADNITVVDNYGRVSNVTASTYTVVSDDPSIVSYAGGKLVANKAGSTTITVNSSANANITAYKFTVNVVASSDIKTYAIDTVGTLYGKSTLTDSSAYAKQVTLIGKTASGTSVALVNNVAPFVTSSDETVLAVSNSKTATVYGLKAGKSTLAAYNASGTKLAEQEVTVSEDAPVAKTAAFSADEYSVKVGQQVTVAVTVKDQYGVVITPANQLSSADTSVATATGFTITGVKVGSTTLTYVSSNGTTDTATIVVNP, encoded by the coding sequence ATGAGGGAAACGAGCGAACAATATTTCAAACAAAACTCTCAACAACCGAAGCATTTTAGAGGAGGAGAAAAAAAGGTTATGAAAAAAAGTTTAGCTGTAATAGTAGCCGGTGCAATGGCGTTCTCCATGTTCGCATCCGCAGCGTTTGCTGCTGACGCAAAGGAAATGTCAGCACTTGACAAATTCAACGCACTGAAAGAAGCTGGAATTTTCAGCGGCTATCCAGGAGGCGGCGCAGGTCTCGAGAACGAAATGACTCGCGCAGAATTTGCAAAAGTACTTACGAAACTCGAAGGTCTTACTGAGAATGGCGATGCAGCAAAAGCATACAGCGACGTATCGGCTACTCACTGGGCAAGAGGTTTCATCGGCGCAGTAACCGAAGACGGCATCATGAATGGTCTCGGCGGCGGCAAATTCGGTCCTTCCGGTAAAGTAACGATCGAACAAATCGCTAAAGTCGCAGACGAAGTTGCTGGAATCGAGAAATCCGATGCAGCAGTTTCCGGTAAAGTATCCGCTTGGGCTAAAGGCTATGTAGCCGCAGCTATCGAAGCTGGTCTTATCGCTGAAATGCCTTCCTACCAAGTTAACGCAACTCGCGAAATGCTTGTTAACGTTGCTTACGACTTGGCACAAGGCGGCGACCAAGTGGTTACCGTTAAATCCGTGAAAGTAGTCGATGAGAAAAACATCGAAGTAACTTTCTCTGACAACGAAGTTGTTAAGAAGACGCTTGACACGGCGCTTGTTGCAGGTCAAACGACAAAAGTTTCCGTTGATTACAAAGGCAAAACTTACCAAGTTGATGTGAAACTTGATGTTCTTAAAGCAACTGACGCTAAACAAACAGGCGCTAAGAAAATCACAGTTAACTTCAACCAACCGGTTCTTGCTTCCGACAAAACGGCTCTTACTTATGAACTGAAATACGGCCTTACGCCATATCCTGTAACGGCTGAATATGCTACAGACGGTAAATCCGCTGTTCTCACGGCTGCTTACCTGCCAACTGGCGATTACACGCTGACTGTTAAAGGTAGCGATGCAATCAGCTTGAAAGTTGAAGCAGAAAAAGCAACGAAAATCGATGTAACGGTTCCTGCCCTGACTTATGCGAATAACGTAGATCTGGGTGTAAAAACTTACAACCAATTCAGCGAAGAGATGACGGCTAGCCCGACAATCTCCGTATACAACGTTACGAAAAGCAAATCGATCGGCGTAAGCGGCGGTAAAGTTAACCTGCTTACCGATGCATCGATCGGCGACAGCATCAATGTAACGGCGGTTTATCCTTCCGCTGGTCTGTCTGTAAATAAAACGCTTAAAGTAATCAACGGCAGCGCGGCTACTTCGATCAAAATCGATCCAGTAAAACCGCTCACAGGTAAGGATCGCATCTCTGTAGGTCAAACAGGTTTTGTTCTTCCTGTGACGCTCGTTGATGCAAACGGTCAAACAATCAAGCTTCCTACATTTGCAACAAAAACTTTGGCGACAAATCAAAACAGCTTTGACCTTGCTGGTCTGATCTTCTACGTAAGCGATCCTGCGATCGTCAACGATATCGCAGTGGATTCTAACGGCGTTATTACCTTTAATACAGAAGCTAAAGCAGGCACAGCTTACATCACAATTACAAACGGAGCTACTGGTGCATATGCTACCACCTCTGTAGTTGTTAACGGCTTGGCACAAGTGAAAGATTTCCAACTTAGCCACCCTGGCAAAACAATCGTACAAGGCGAAGACATCGTGTTCCCATTCACTGCTGTTGACACTTATGGTGCAGCAGTTGCAGGTAAAGACCTTGATCTGAGCAAAGTGACATTCTATGGACCTTCAGGCCTTACTTACAAAGTAAATGCAAAAGGCGAATTGGTATTTAACTTCGCTCAAACAGGTGCATATACTATCTACACGTTGGTGAATAATATTCAACAACCAAGCACAGTTCAAGTAAACGTAATGGATCCAGCTTACTTCACTGCAGTAAACGGCATTAAAGACGTTGCTACTACGTACGAAGTTGGTGCATCCAATGCTTTCGATGCAGACAACATCACTGTTGTTGACAACTACGGCCGCGTATCGAACGTAACTGCAAGCACTTATACCGTAGTCAGTGACGACCCAAGCATCGTTTCTTATGCTGGCGGCAAACTGGTTGCTAATAAGGCAGGTTCCACAACGATCACTGTAAACAGCAGCGCTAACGCTAACATTACGGCTTACAAATTCACCGTTAACGTTGTAGCTTCGAGCGACATCAAAACGTATGCTATCGATACTGTTGGAACTCTGTATGGTAAATCCACACTGACTGACAGCAGCGCATACGCTAAACAAGTTACGCTCATTGGTAAAACGGCAAGCGGCACTTCGGTTGCTCTTGTCAACAATGTTGCACCTTTCGTAACAAGCTCGGATGAAACTGTTCTTGCAGTAAGCAACAGCAAAACAGCGACTGTCTACGGACTGAAAGCTGGTAAATCGACTCTGGCTGCTTACAATGCTAGCGGTACTAAGCTTGCTGAGCAAGAAGTAACGGTTTCCGAAGATGCTCCAGTTGCAAAAACTGCTGCATTCTCAGCTGACGAGTACTCGGTTAAAGTAGGACAACAGGTTACTGTTGCCGTAACTGTGAAAGACCAATACGGCGTTGTCATTACTCCTGCTAACCAACTTTCTTCCGCTGATACTTCGGTAGCTACGGCTACTGGTTTCACGATCACTGGCGTGAAAGTAGGAAGCACTACGCTGACTTACGTTTCGTCCAACGGAACGACTGACACAGCTACGATCGTAGTTAACCCGTAA